A DNA window from Pseudarthrobacter sp. W1I19 contains the following coding sequences:
- a CDS encoding RNA polymerase sigma factor, protein MGKNEDSEDGLWRQSLLGQGDAFGALYDRHRDRVFRHAYRLCGNHHDAEDIIAASFLELWRRRKQVRVVEGSILPWLLVTTTNMARNSARTALRYQRLLKALPRTEDVSDPTADSYRSYQDALDHDLARALATLTAEDLHLVTLVVFEEHTIVAAAAVLNLTPAAAKSRIHRARQRLRAALDGDATTNPPTTPTPVLEGGRP, encoded by the coding sequence ATGGGGAAGAACGAAGACAGCGAAGATGGGTTGTGGCGCCAGAGTCTTCTGGGCCAGGGGGATGCCTTTGGTGCCCTTTACGACAGGCATCGGGACAGGGTCTTCCGCCATGCGTACCGGCTGTGCGGGAATCACCACGACGCTGAAGACATTATTGCTGCCTCCTTCCTTGAGCTCTGGCGGCGGCGAAAGCAGGTCCGGGTCGTGGAAGGATCGATACTTCCGTGGTTGCTGGTGACGACCACGAACATGGCACGTAACAGCGCCCGGACGGCATTGCGCTACCAACGCCTCCTGAAAGCCCTTCCTCGAACCGAGGACGTCAGCGACCCAACAGCAGATTCTTACCGCTCTTACCAGGACGCTCTTGACCATGACCTTGCACGGGCTCTGGCCACACTGACGGCCGAGGACTTGCACCTGGTCACGCTGGTCGTCTTCGAGGAACACACCATCGTTGCCGCCGCCGCTGTTCTAAATCTGACCCCTGCAGCAGCGAAATCAAGGATCCACCGGGCCCGGCAGCGGCTCAGAGCAGCCCTCGACGGGGATGCAACAACAAACCCGCCGACCACTCCAACCCCGGTATTGGAAGGAGGACGGCCATGA
- a CDS encoding DUF427 domain-containing protein, with the protein MLTIGTIVLGVNDVATATSFWHAALGYVPREQGDETWVTLAPASGPGAQLSLMRSGTPVQEHPRIHLDLYADDQSAEVERLVSLGAQRVDWDLYPEDPDFIVLADPDGNRFWSSTRARGSTAVERFLQGRPGTFLSAMPLVSLRPAPPLNAAGLTEGNLMARAIWNGKVIAESTDTVVVEGNHYFPRDAVNADYLRDSDLYSICPWKGKASYHTLEVDGKLNVDAAWYYPATKPRAKQIEDRIAFWRGVTIEA; encoded by the coding sequence ATGTTGACTATCGGAACCATTGTCCTCGGCGTCAACGACGTTGCCACCGCCACCAGTTTCTGGCACGCAGCCCTGGGCTATGTCCCGCGGGAGCAAGGCGACGAGACGTGGGTGACCCTTGCGCCGGCGTCGGGACCTGGAGCGCAACTGTCACTGATGCGGAGCGGGACGCCCGTCCAGGAACACCCGCGGATCCACTTGGACTTGTACGCGGATGACCAGTCTGCCGAGGTGGAACGGCTGGTCTCGCTCGGCGCCCAGCGCGTGGACTGGGACCTGTATCCGGAGGACCCGGACTTCATTGTGCTCGCTGATCCTGACGGGAACAGGTTCTGGTCATCGACAAGAGCCCGCGGTAGCACCGCCGTCGAACGCTTTCTTCAAGGCCGCCCGGGAACATTCCTGTCCGCCATGCCGTTGGTATCCCTACGACCCGCGCCGCCTTTGAACGCGGCGGGGCTTACCGAAGGGAACCTTATGGCCAGGGCTATCTGGAACGGAAAAGTCATCGCCGAATCCACGGACACCGTGGTGGTGGAAGGCAACCACTACTTCCCGCGCGACGCCGTGAACGCCGACTACCTCAGGGACAGCGACCTCTACTCCATCTGCCCCTGGAAGGGCAAGGCCAGCTATCACACGCTCGAAGTGGACGGAAAGCTGAACGTGGACGCGGCCTGGTACTACCCGGCAACAAAGCCGCGGGCAAAGCAGATCGAGGACCGGATCGCGTTCTGGCGCGGGGTCACCATCGAGGCTTAA
- a CDS encoding DUF5655 domain-containing protein: protein MVTVDAQQLFPGALTEIYDALSARMSGLGDDIVEEFSRTQVSYGAARKFTWLTPITKTKALLTMDMWDEHHGSFVRDVIPFRHDKYTHQVEVRTPADIESVAALGWFEDSAAWGRKQR from the coding sequence ATGGTGACTGTGGATGCACAGCAGCTTTTCCCCGGCGCGCTCACGGAGATCTATGATGCGCTTTCAGCGCGGATGTCCGGGCTGGGTGACGACATCGTCGAAGAGTTTTCAAGAACCCAGGTGAGTTACGGGGCGGCGCGGAAGTTCACGTGGCTCACCCCCATCACGAAGACCAAAGCACTGCTGACCATGGACATGTGGGATGAGCACCACGGCTCCTTCGTCCGTGATGTCATCCCGTTTCGTCATGACAAGTACACCCACCAAGTGGAAGTGCGCACCCCGGCCGACATTGAGTCTGTGGCCGCCCTCGGCTGGTTTGAAGATTCAGCCGCCTGGGGCCGGAAGCAACGGTGA
- a CDS encoding phosphotransferase, whose translation METRLPGVRFLTDLSWNLVDTAVLEVAHGQGRYVIKAAGPSNRHISRELDAHEAWTGVWTRQERAPRLVHANRSLNLLIAEYLEGYLVEGSGAEYESGTYLQAGHLLRTFHVQTVRTDSRYEAAATEKAMAWLETPHRIEESAAEKVRGILAAYRPEPVPVVPTHGDWQPRNWLMNGSELRVIDFGRFEFRPAISDFCRLAVQQWRSGPELEAAFFEGYGSDPRESRLWNITLLREAVSTAAWAFQVGDHEFEKQGHRMLADALANYRSNYLPVLPGRHGDFG comes from the coding sequence GTGGAAACCCGGCTCCCGGGCGTTCGATTCCTGACTGATCTTTCCTGGAATCTCGTGGATACCGCTGTGCTTGAAGTGGCACACGGACAGGGTAGGTATGTCATCAAGGCTGCGGGACCTTCCAACCGTCACATAAGTCGTGAACTAGACGCTCATGAGGCCTGGACAGGAGTCTGGACCCGCCAGGAGAGGGCACCCAGACTCGTACACGCCAACCGTTCCTTGAACCTCCTGATAGCGGAGTATCTGGAGGGTTACCTGGTGGAGGGAAGCGGAGCTGAATATGAGAGCGGTACTTACCTGCAAGCCGGGCATCTCCTGCGTACATTCCACGTCCAAACGGTACGGACGGACTCGCGGTATGAGGCGGCAGCTACGGAGAAAGCGATGGCCTGGCTGGAGACGCCCCACCGCATTGAAGAATCTGCGGCGGAGAAAGTGCGGGGCATACTCGCCGCATACCGTCCGGAACCGGTGCCGGTGGTGCCGACCCACGGTGACTGGCAACCACGCAACTGGCTCATGAACGGCAGTGAGTTAAGAGTCATAGACTTCGGCCGGTTTGAATTCAGGCCGGCCATCAGCGATTTCTGCCGCCTCGCTGTGCAGCAATGGCGGTCCGGTCCCGAGCTGGAAGCGGCCTTCTTTGAGGGATACGGTTCAGATCCGCGAGAGAGCAGGCTCTGGAATATAACACTGCTGCGTGAAGCCGTCTCCACTGCCGCCTGGGCTTTCCAGGTTGGCGACCACGAGTTCGAGAAACAGGGCCACCGGATGCTGGCTGATGCGCTCGCAAACTACAGAAGCAACTACCTCCCGGTACTGCCCGGCCGGCACGGTGATTTTGGCTGA
- a CDS encoding class I SAM-dependent methyltransferase, translating to MIVPTISQNAAAVADHYDELDPIYRRVWGEHVHHGLWSTGREKPAEAVEALVDTVDERLRLLPGEACVDIGCGYGSTARQLALTHRVSVTGFTLSAEQARFAAAHPVPGVDIQLRDWLANGLPDASADAAWAIESSEHMVDKQRFFAEAHRVLAPGGRFVVCAWLAETDASGWKLRHLLEPICREGRLPSMGTREEYEAMARAAGFMVNDYEDVSRRVARTWTICARRLVKALLVDRETRRVALGARNLFALSLPRMILAYRTGAMRYGIFTLSKAREDGARRADPGT from the coding sequence GTGATCGTCCCCACTATTTCCCAGAACGCCGCGGCAGTTGCGGATCACTACGACGAGCTCGACCCGATTTATCGCCGGGTGTGGGGAGAGCATGTCCATCACGGGCTATGGTCGACCGGTCGCGAGAAGCCCGCCGAGGCCGTCGAGGCGCTGGTCGATACTGTCGACGAGCGGCTTCGCCTTCTGCCCGGCGAAGCGTGCGTAGACATTGGCTGCGGCTATGGCTCAACCGCACGGCAGCTCGCGCTGACACACAGGGTCAGCGTTACCGGCTTCACGCTGTCCGCCGAGCAGGCCCGCTTCGCCGCCGCGCATCCCGTACCTGGCGTGGACATCCAGCTCCGGGACTGGCTGGCCAACGGGCTGCCCGACGCCTCGGCCGATGCCGCATGGGCGATCGAGTCGAGCGAGCACATGGTCGATAAGCAAAGGTTCTTCGCCGAGGCACATCGGGTGCTGGCGCCCGGCGGCCGCTTCGTGGTCTGCGCGTGGCTGGCCGAGACTGATGCCAGCGGCTGGAAGCTTCGCCACCTGCTCGAGCCGATCTGCCGCGAAGGGCGCCTGCCCTCGATGGGTACGCGCGAGGAGTACGAGGCGATGGCAAGGGCAGCGGGCTTCATGGTCAATGACTATGAGGATGTCAGCCGACGCGTCGCACGCACCTGGACGATCTGCGCCCGTCGACTCGTGAAGGCCTTGCTCGTCGATCGGGAGACCCGTCGCGTGGCCCTTGGCGCACGCAACCTCTTCGCTCTAAGCCTCCCCCGCATGATTCTGGCCTATCGCACCGGTGCGATGCGCTATGGGATATTCACCCTGTCGAAGGCGAGGGAGGACGGGGCGCGCCGCGCGGACCCCGGCACATAA
- a CDS encoding helix-turn-helix domain-containing protein, whose protein sequence is MSNLAAALDIVGARWALLIVERLLDGPQRYGDLQRDLGVPTNILATRLRELEAAGVLSRLPLRHNTRAYALTDRGLALREAIDALASWGGEE, encoded by the coding sequence GTGAGCAACCTCGCCGCGGCCCTCGACATCGTCGGAGCGCGGTGGGCCTTGCTCATCGTGGAGCGGCTGCTCGACGGGCCACAGCGCTACGGCGATCTGCAGCGCGACCTCGGAGTGCCGACGAACATTCTCGCGACCCGCCTGCGCGAGCTCGAGGCCGCCGGCGTACTGTCCCGCCTGCCCCTCCGGCACAACACCCGGGCCTACGCGCTGACCGATCGCGGGCTCGCCTTGCGCGAGGCGATCGACGCGCTAGCAAGCTGGGGCGGCGAGGAATGA
- a CDS encoding peptidase M56 family protein has protein sequence MNQLHVDDRFSDALRAELVSQVMKETPAAKRRRTRVWLGTGALAGAGLLGIGAAAAGLFFIPGGEKVTPLASPVTTTYAGTATVELGTPPQGTTGIQMELRCLTPGWFEFPDGASSSCSEEDAVSDRLGWSGYTIPLAPGQDSVTIKAGPEARWQLTAEYVKQERTPLGVNAKGETYGVESQENGTPDLIAVMATNGQSGYAYASDLYGGPMPTSPEDAVKNFSSPRPPREIPVFQSDGETQVGVFMASGSGGGIPSYPTRSAPG, from the coding sequence ATGAATCAGCTCCACGTCGATGATCGCTTCAGTGACGCCCTGCGGGCAGAACTCGTCTCCCAGGTCATGAAGGAAACACCGGCCGCTAAGCGGAGGCGCACCAGGGTGTGGCTTGGTACCGGCGCTCTGGCCGGTGCCGGACTGCTTGGCATTGGAGCGGCGGCGGCAGGGCTCTTCTTCATCCCCGGGGGCGAAAAGGTGACCCCGTTGGCGTCGCCTGTGACCACAACCTACGCGGGCACAGCAACCGTTGAGCTGGGCACTCCTCCCCAGGGGACCACGGGGATTCAAATGGAACTCAGGTGCCTGACCCCTGGCTGGTTTGAGTTTCCTGACGGTGCGTCCAGCAGCTGCTCGGAGGAGGATGCGGTCAGCGACAGGCTGGGCTGGAGCGGCTACACCATCCCCCTCGCCCCCGGCCAGGACAGTGTAACGATCAAGGCCGGCCCCGAGGCCCGCTGGCAGCTTACGGCCGAGTATGTGAAGCAGGAACGAACACCACTGGGTGTCAATGCCAAGGGCGAAACCTACGGCGTCGAAAGCCAGGAGAACGGAACGCCCGATCTTATCGCTGTGATGGCCACCAACGGGCAGTCCGGTTACGCCTACGCGAGCGACCTATATGGCGGCCCCATGCCAACCAGCCCGGAAGACGCCGTCAAGAACTTCAGCAGCCCGCGCCCTCCGCGCGAGATCCCCGTCTTCCAAAGCGATGGAGAAACCCAAGTTGGTGTCTTTATGGCCTCCGGCTCCGGCGGAGGGATACCCTCCTACCCCACGCGAAGTGCGCCAGGATGA
- a CDS encoding PEP-utilizing enzyme produces the protein MDEFSTVMPGDILVCRTTDPAWTPLFGLAAAIVTETGGMLSHAAIVAREYGIPAVLGVAGALNLFPAGTTIVVDGTQGTVTEPPAKDP, from the coding sequence GTGGATGAATTTTCGACAGTGATGCCCGGCGACATCCTTGTCTGCCGGACCACTGACCCTGCCTGGACACCGCTGTTCGGGCTGGCCGCTGCAATTGTCACGGAAACAGGCGGCATGCTTTCGCACGCCGCTATCGTGGCTCGCGAATATGGCATTCCCGCTGTTTTAGGTGTGGCCGGCGCCCTTAACCTTTTCCCGGCCGGAACCACCATCGTGGTCGACGGAACCCAGGGAACCGTCACCGAACCGCCGGCAAAGGATCCGTGA
- a CDS encoding DUF1990 family protein: MTRPHQDQWPPSDHKYRRSEVNGFVGSGDAVWHRAAHEVLRWKLKTQSGFVVDSLGPVSPGEHVVVTARVLGVTVVEPVEVVDVVQEPGRCGFSYRTLPGHPVDGEEAFFVYRRGDEVHLTIRSLTRAAPRQPWRLLFPLILIAQRIVQRRYLRALE; this comes from the coding sequence ATGACAAGGCCCCATCAAGATCAATGGCCTCCCAGTGACCACAAGTACAGACGCTCAGAAGTGAATGGCTTCGTCGGGAGTGGTGACGCGGTTTGGCACCGTGCCGCTCATGAAGTGCTCCGTTGGAAGTTAAAAACCCAGAGTGGCTTTGTCGTGGACTCACTAGGGCCGGTATCGCCGGGTGAGCATGTCGTCGTAACTGCGCGGGTGTTGGGCGTGACTGTTGTGGAACCAGTGGAAGTTGTAGACGTTGTCCAAGAACCAGGAAGATGCGGGTTTTCGTACCGCACCCTGCCTGGCCACCCGGTAGATGGGGAGGAAGCCTTTTTCGTTTACCGACGTGGCGACGAAGTGCACCTGACCATTCGCTCCCTTACGCGAGCTGCACCACGACAACCATGGCGGCTCCTCTTCCCTCTCATCCTTATCGCACAGCGGATAGTTCAAAGACGGTACCTGCGCGCTCTGGAGTAA
- a CDS encoding Na+/H+ antiporter, producing MEIALGLLVLVAVVCAGSALGRKLNISVPLLLVLAGVIGSFLPFVPDIELNPELVLVGLLPPLLYAAALRTSLFDFGSNRRAIGLLSVGYVIFGTITVGLVVWWLFPEIPLAAAIALGAVLAPPDAVAATSIARKVGMPRRIVTILEGESLVNDATALICLRAAIAAISGSVSAAGIAGDFLLAVGGGLVVGLAAAYVLTMLRKRIRNVAINTSTSLAAPFVAYLPAEAMHASGVLAVVVTGLVMGTKAPSMPNGAARLSQRSNWNTVQFLLENSVFLLIGLQVRTIIEGVQDDSLGAGRIWAGCAVILLAVLVLRPVWVFPATYLPRLIPAVRRSDPSPPWQFPAIVSWAGMRGVVTLAAVLVLPEDLEHRSVLILAALVVVGGTLTLQGFTLPALVRLLRVQGPDQREDALNKASLMQLATAAGVTRLQELRTDDDPPEVVAMLKRRTQERGLAAWERLGRPSAETATPSERYARLRLAMLEAERAKVLELRRGGEYAQEVLSDVLERLDVEESMLDVALDEVDASGEGGGEGIARPGGVCGHLEQAPLVEAPRDAYCEDCLREGTTTVHLRMCLACGQVGCCDSSPGTHASKHFQATGHQVMRSIEPGEDWRWCYQDDLLG from the coding sequence ATGGAGATCGCCCTGGGACTTCTGGTTCTCGTTGCGGTGGTATGCGCCGGAAGCGCGCTGGGCCGGAAGCTGAACATTTCGGTTCCTCTGCTGCTGGTGCTGGCCGGCGTGATCGGCTCCTTCCTCCCGTTTGTTCCGGACATTGAACTGAACCCTGAACTGGTCCTCGTGGGCCTTTTGCCGCCGCTGCTGTACGCCGCGGCGCTGCGGACGTCGCTGTTCGATTTCGGTTCCAACCGCCGGGCCATCGGGCTGCTCTCGGTGGGCTACGTGATCTTCGGGACCATCACGGTGGGCCTGGTGGTCTGGTGGCTGTTCCCGGAGATCCCGCTGGCCGCAGCGATCGCCCTGGGTGCGGTCCTGGCGCCGCCGGATGCAGTGGCCGCGACGTCCATCGCCCGGAAGGTGGGGATGCCGCGCAGGATTGTCACCATCCTGGAGGGCGAATCCCTGGTCAACGACGCCACGGCGTTGATTTGCCTTCGGGCAGCGATCGCGGCCATTTCGGGGTCGGTGTCCGCGGCGGGGATCGCCGGGGACTTCCTGCTCGCCGTGGGCGGCGGGCTGGTGGTGGGCCTGGCCGCGGCCTACGTGCTGACCATGCTGCGCAAACGCATCAGGAACGTCGCGATCAACACGTCAACATCTCTCGCGGCCCCCTTTGTGGCGTACCTGCCGGCGGAGGCCATGCACGCCTCCGGGGTACTCGCCGTCGTAGTTACTGGCTTGGTGATGGGCACGAAGGCGCCGTCCATGCCCAACGGTGCCGCCCGGCTGAGCCAGCGCAGCAACTGGAACACCGTGCAGTTCCTGCTGGAAAATTCGGTGTTCCTGCTGATCGGACTCCAGGTCCGGACCATCATCGAGGGCGTCCAGGACGATTCCCTGGGTGCCGGCCGGATCTGGGCTGGTTGCGCCGTGATCCTGCTGGCGGTTCTGGTGCTCCGGCCGGTGTGGGTGTTCCCGGCCACCTATCTGCCCCGCCTGATTCCGGCCGTGCGGCGCAGCGATCCGTCCCCGCCGTGGCAGTTTCCTGCGATTGTCTCCTGGGCTGGGATGCGTGGAGTGGTCACCCTGGCCGCGGTGCTGGTGCTGCCTGAGGACCTGGAGCACCGTTCGGTGCTGATCCTCGCTGCCCTCGTGGTGGTGGGCGGCACGCTGACGCTGCAAGGCTTCACCCTTCCGGCGCTGGTCCGCCTGTTGCGGGTCCAGGGTCCGGACCAGCGCGAGGATGCTTTGAACAAGGCGTCGCTGATGCAGCTCGCCACCGCTGCCGGCGTGACCCGGCTGCAGGAATTGCGGACAGACGACGACCCGCCGGAGGTGGTGGCCATGCTGAAGCGGCGAACGCAGGAGCGGGGGCTGGCGGCGTGGGAACGGCTGGGCCGGCCGTCGGCGGAGACGGCTACGCCCAGCGAGCGTTATGCCCGGCTGCGGCTTGCCATGCTGGAGGCCGAACGGGCCAAGGTGCTGGAGCTGCGGCGCGGCGGCGAGTACGCGCAGGAGGTCCTCAGCGATGTCCTGGAGCGGCTGGATGTTGAGGAATCGATGCTGGATGTGGCGCTGGACGAGGTGGATGCGTCCGGCGAGGGCGGCGGGGAAGGGATCGCGCGGCCTGGCGGCGTGTGCGGGCACCTCGAGCAGGCCCCGCTCGTTGAGGCGCCGCGCGACGCGTACTGCGAGGACTGCCTGCGGGAAGGCACCACCACTGTGCACCTGCGGATGTGCCTGGCCTGCGGGCAGGTGGGGTGCTGCGATTCCTCGCCTGGAACCCACGCTTCCAAGCACTTCCAAGCGACGGGACACCAGGTTATGCGGAGCATCGAGCCGGGCGAGGACTGGCGCTGGTGCTACCAGGACGACCTGCTGGGGTGA
- a CDS encoding aminotransferase class I/II-fold pyridoxal phosphate-dependent enzyme: MSISVESSADAPAYPEICQDAQHHLARRALAARPSEVRKVFRAAQRPGMISFANGAPYLGALPFDRIALDAHRILLESGERSFQYGASDGIPELRGHIAELMKLEGITAEADQVLVTSGSQQALDVAARVLVNPGDVIFAEAPSYAGGMAVFTSYEAEIVHVPMDADGLIPEELERLIGEVRAAGKSAKGLYTIPNFQNPGGVNLSLQRRRRVGELCRSNDLLIFEDNPYGLLGLVQWVRAGVSEREVLSPGGKTRFLVRGSW, from the coding sequence ATGTCCATTTCCGTGGAATCTTCCGCAGACGCACCTGCCTACCCGGAAATCTGCCAGGATGCCCAGCACCATCTTGCACGGCGGGCGCTGGCAGCCCGGCCCTCAGAGGTCCGCAAGGTGTTCCGGGCAGCCCAACGGCCAGGAATGATTTCCTTTGCCAACGGCGCTCCCTACCTGGGAGCCCTGCCGTTTGACCGGATCGCCCTGGACGCGCACCGGATCCTGCTCGAAAGCGGAGAGCGTTCGTTCCAGTATGGAGCCAGCGACGGCATCCCCGAACTGCGGGGCCATATTGCCGAGCTCATGAAGCTCGAAGGCATCACCGCGGAGGCGGACCAGGTGCTGGTGACGTCCGGAAGCCAGCAGGCCCTTGACGTGGCTGCGCGCGTCCTGGTCAACCCCGGTGATGTCATCTTCGCCGAGGCGCCCTCCTACGCCGGCGGAATGGCCGTCTTCACGAGTTACGAGGCTGAGATCGTCCATGTGCCGATGGATGCTGACGGGCTCATCCCGGAGGAACTGGAGCGGCTGATCGGTGAAGTACGGGCAGCCGGGAAATCCGCCAAAGGCCTTTACACCATTCCCAACTTCCAAAACCCGGGTGGCGTCAACCTTTCCCTGCAGCGGCGCCGCCGGGTGGGTGAGCTGTGCCGCAGCAACGATCTGCTGATCTTCGAGGACAACCCCTACGGGCTCCTCGGGTTAGTCCAATGGGTAAGGGCTGGGGTCAGTGAAAGGGAAGTTCTGAGCCCCGGGGGAAAGACACGATTCCTTGTGCGGGGGTCATGGTGA
- a CDS encoding VOC family protein: MSLFITCPVESVERATAFYTALGWTLNAEMSDHNVSCFAIAPEQYVMLGSREMYARVGGAEELVGGPDTPSKVTVSFDLGSREAVDELTERARAAGGRIGDTDDYPFMYQRQFDDPDGYHYSPFWMKPDADPTE; the protein is encoded by the coding sequence ATGAGCCTTTTCATCACATGCCCGGTTGAGAGCGTTGAGCGCGCGACAGCCTTCTATACCGCCCTCGGCTGGACCCTCAACGCCGAGATGTCCGATCACAACGTGTCATGCTTCGCGATCGCGCCCGAGCAGTACGTCATGCTCGGCAGCCGCGAGATGTACGCGCGCGTTGGCGGCGCCGAGGAGCTGGTCGGCGGACCCGACACCCCCTCGAAGGTCACGGTCTCATTCGACCTCGGCAGCCGCGAGGCGGTCGACGAGCTCACCGAACGCGCCCGCGCCGCCGGCGGGCGGATCGGTGACACCGACGACTACCCCTTCATGTACCAGCGCCAATTTGACGACCCCGACGGCTACCACTACTCGCCGTTTTGGATGAAACCGGACGCCGATCCGACCGAGTGA
- a CDS encoding helix-turn-helix transcriptional regulator gives MLPDVFGAVSNPARRVILDELRQGPRTAGELTGLLNLSRSAASEHLAVLREAGLVREERHGRNRLYHLQPQGLAEVGGWVKHFEHYWNRRLDALAELLDEEKPS, from the coding sequence GTGCTTCCTGATGTGTTCGGCGCTGTCTCCAACCCGGCACGGCGGGTGATCCTCGACGAGCTCCGCCAGGGTCCCCGGACAGCGGGCGAGCTCACCGGGCTGCTGAACCTCAGCCGTTCGGCAGCATCCGAACACTTGGCCGTCCTCCGGGAGGCCGGGCTGGTCCGCGAGGAGCGGCACGGCCGCAACCGGCTGTACCACCTCCAGCCGCAGGGCCTGGCCGAGGTGGGCGGTTGGGTGAAGCACTTCGAGCACTACTGGAACCGGCGCCTCGACGCGCTGGCAGAACTTCTGGACGAGGAGAAACCGTCATGA
- a CDS encoding SRPBCC domain-containing protein — MTENAIRLERRYSHPAESVWAALTTPELLARWWAPGDIAPVVGHRFTMDMGSWGQQQCEVLTVYPGTSISFLFSEGMLDTTITWRLEAVEGGTILHHEYAGFRLDTSMGKQAIEGMGNGWPGLLEQIDGVLAGVS, encoded by the coding sequence ATGACCGAGAATGCCATCCGGCTCGAACGCCGCTATTCACACCCGGCGGAATCCGTGTGGGCTGCGCTGACTACTCCTGAACTGCTGGCCCGCTGGTGGGCGCCGGGCGATATCGCACCGGTCGTCGGCCACCGCTTCACCATGGACATGGGCTCGTGGGGGCAACAGCAGTGCGAAGTCCTCACCGTGTATCCCGGCACGTCCATCAGCTTCCTCTTCTCCGAAGGCATGCTGGACACCACCATTACCTGGCGGCTCGAGGCGGTGGAAGGTGGCACCATCCTCCACCACGAATACGCCGGCTTCCGCCTCGACACGTCCATGGGCAAGCAGGCCATCGAAGGCATGGGCAACGGCTGGCCCGGCCTGCTGGAACAGATTGACGGAGTGCTCGCCGGCGTCTCCTGA
- a CDS encoding ester cyclase: METDDNKELVRRFYAQIDAGNIDAMDELVAEDYLDHHPPFPGLPAGREGLKQAFRIFMTATPGVHEIEDQVAEGDKVVTRLTATGRHVGELPGPLPPTGAQLRETAVAIHRIQNGKIVEHWSDRDDLGLMQQLGVIQLPGA, encoded by the coding sequence GTGGAAACTGACGACAACAAAGAGCTCGTGCGCCGCTTCTACGCCCAGATCGACGCCGGGAATATCGACGCGATGGATGAACTGGTTGCGGAAGATTATCTCGACCATCACCCGCCATTCCCGGGATTGCCGGCAGGACGCGAAGGACTGAAACAGGCGTTCCGCATTTTCATGACGGCTACGCCTGGCGTCCATGAGATTGAGGACCAGGTTGCAGAAGGGGACAAGGTGGTGACCAGGTTGACAGCTACCGGGCGGCATGTGGGCGAGCTTCCCGGACCGCTGCCTCCCACCGGCGCCCAGCTGCGGGAGACTGCAGTGGCCATCCATCGGATCCAGAACGGGAAGATCGTGGAGCACTGGTCTGACCGGGACGATCTTGGGCTGATGCAGCAGCTCGGCGTAATCCAATTGCCCGGGGCTTAG